From a region of the Zingiber officinale cultivar Zhangliang chromosome 10B, Zo_v1.1, whole genome shotgun sequence genome:
- the LOC122030326 gene encoding probable auxin efflux carrier component 1c, with amino-acid sequence MITLSDLYHVMTAVVPLYVAMILAYGSVKWWKIFTPDQCSGINRFVALFAVPLLSFHFISTNNPYEMNLHFIAADTLQKLMVLAVLTAWSRLSRRGSLEWTITIFSLSTLPNTLVMGIPLLKGMYGVYSGSLMVQIVVLQCIIWYTLMLFLFEYRAARILITEQFPDTAAAIASITVDSDVTSLDGHRDLIETEAEIKEDGKLYVTVRRSNASRSDIYSRRSMGISGATPRPSNLTNAEIYSLQSSRNPTPRGSSFNHNDFYSMVGRSSNFGPADAYGVRGAATPRASNFEEDASAVAGGNAVAKSKCNYPTPNPSVFNPPTVTAPKPTVTTPSTTAPKKANGQAVPLFKAEGDSGTKDLHMFVWSSSASPVSDVFGGGVNNHHDYGLPAADPCAIKEVRMAVSPGKMKENREECMERNDFSFGNRGPTERTDGGHDYVDEKGQGTGTKVSVMRTAGMPPTSVMTRLILIMVWRKLIRNPNTYSSLIGLVWSLVSFKWKVNMPDIVSHSISILSDAGLGMAMFSLGLFMALQPRIIACGNSVAVFAMAVRFLTGPAVMAAASFAVGLRGVLLRIAIVQAALPQGIVPFVFAKEYSLHPDILSTAVIFGMLIALPITLLYYILLGL; translated from the exons ATGATAACGCTTTCGGACTTGTACCACGTGATGACGGCGGTGGTGCCGCTGTACGTGGCGATGATCTTAGCCTACGGGTCTGTGAAGTGGTGGAAGATCTTCACGCCGGACCAGTGCTCGGGGATCAACCGATTCGTGGCGCTCTTTGCCGTGCCGCTGCTCTCCTTCCACTTCATCTCCACCAACAATCCCTACGAGATGAACCTACATTTCATCGCCGCCGACACGTTGCAGAAGCTGATGGTGCTGGCCGTGCTCACTGCCTGGAGTCGTCTCAGCCGCCGCGGCTCCCTTGAGTGGACCATCACCATTTTCTCCCTCTCCACGCTGCCCAACACGCTGGTGATGGGCATCCCCTTGCTGAAGGGCATGTACGGTGTTTACTCCGGCAGCCTCATGGTCCAGATCGTCGTCCTCCAGTGCATCATTTGGTACACGCTTATGCTGTTCCTCTTCGAGTACCGCGCCGCCCGGATTCTCATCACCGAGCAGTTCCCCGACACTGCTGCCGCCATCGCCTCCATCACCGTCGACTCTGACGTCACCTCCCTCGACGGACACCGGGATCTGATCGAGACCGAGGCCGAGATCAAAGAGGACGGTAAGCTATACGTCACCGTACGGCGCTCCAACGCTTCCCGCTCCGACATATACTCCCGGCGCTCCATGGGCATCTCTGGAGCCACGCCGCGACCGTCAAACCTCACCAATGCCGAGATCTACTCGCTGCAATCGTCTCGCAACCCCACGCCCCGCGGCTCCAGCTTCAACCATAACGACTTCTACTCCATGGTCGGCCGCAGCTCCAACTTCGGACCCGCCGACGCTTACGGCGTACGGGGAGCCGCCACTCCGCGCGCCTCCAACTTCGAGGAGGATGCCAGTGCCGTCGCCGGGGGCAACGCGGTGGCCAAATCCAAGTGTAACTACCCTACACCAAATCCTTCGGTCTTCAACCCTCCGACGGTAACTGCTCCAAAGCCGACAGTGACGACACCATCGACGACGGCACCCAAAAAGGCCAACGGGCAAGCGGTTCCTTTGTTCAAGGCCGAGGGAGACAGTGGGACCAAGGATCTCCACATGTTCGTGTGGAGCTCCAGCGCATCGCCGGTCTCTGATGTGTTTGGCGGCGGTGTGAACAACCACCACGACTATGGCTTGCCTGCCGCGGATCCTTGCGCAATCAAAGAAGTCCGGATGGCTGTTTCTCCGGGCAAAA TGAAGGAAAACCGGGAGGAGTGTATGGAGAGGAACGACTTCAGTTTTGGAAACAGAGGACCGACTGAGCGAACGGATGGCGGCCACGACTACGTGGACGAGAAGGGGCAAGGAACGGGAACCAAAGTTAGTGTCATGCGCACCGCGGGCATGCCACCGACGAGCGTCATGACGAGGCTGATCCTGATCATGGTGTGGAGGAAGCTGATCCGCAATCCCAACACCTACTCCAGCCTCATCGGCCTGGTTTGGTCCCTCGTCTCCTTCAA ATGGAAGGTAAACATGCCTGACATTGTATCGCACTCTATCTCCATCTTGTCGGATGCAGGCCTGGGAATGGCTATGTTCAGCTTGG GGCTGTTCATGGCGCTGCAGCCGAGGATCATAGCATGTGGGAATTCGGTTGCGGTTTTTGCTATGGCGGTGAGGTTCCTAACAGGCCCAGCTGTAATGGCAGCGGCCTCCTTTGCCGTTGGGCTCCGCGGCGTGCTCCTCCGTATCGCCATTGTCCAG GCGGCACTGCCTCAGGGCATTGTCCCCTTTGTATTCGCCAAGGAGTACAGCTTGCATCCTGATATCCTCAGCACAGC GGTCATATTTGGAATGCTCATCGCTCTGCCCATAACACTCCTCTACTACATTCTACTTGGCCTGTGA